In Balneola sp., one genomic interval encodes:
- a CDS encoding carbon-nitrogen hydrolase — MKIALIQQKCTPSKTENLNKGLTSARLAAKKGANVICFAELAFEPFYPQHKNPEKPAQHAEEIPGEITTAFSELAKELGVVIVLNLYEKAGNALYDSSPVINVDGSIMGVTRMVHITDYACFHEKEYYTPGNNGAPVYETPFGKIGIAICYDRHYPEYMRALAVAGAEVVFIPQAGSVGEWPEGLYEAEIRTASFQNGYFTALCNRVGEEPKLTFAGESFVSNPAGEVIAKAGSGTEEILFCDLDLEEVQSSHAQTLFLRDRRPELYKDWIS; from the coding sequence ATGAAAATCGCTCTCATTCAACAAAAATGTACTCCAAGTAAAACGGAAAACCTGAATAAAGGGCTGACCTCTGCAAGGTTAGCAGCAAAAAAAGGGGCCAATGTAATTTGCTTTGCTGAGCTTGCTTTTGAGCCGTTCTACCCACAACACAAAAACCCTGAGAAGCCTGCTCAGCATGCTGAAGAAATTCCAGGAGAGATAACCACCGCTTTTTCTGAACTGGCAAAAGAGTTAGGAGTGGTTATTGTCCTGAACTTATACGAGAAAGCCGGAAATGCACTTTACGACAGCTCTCCGGTAATTAATGTGGATGGCTCAATAATGGGAGTAACCCGAATGGTCCATATCACTGATTATGCCTGCTTTCATGAGAAAGAATACTATACGCCCGGCAATAATGGAGCACCGGTTTATGAGACTCCATTTGGCAAGATTGGGATAGCAATTTGCTACGATCGGCACTATCCGGAATATATGAGAGCTCTGGCGGTTGCTGGTGCAGAAGTTGTGTTTATCCCGCAAGCCGGGTCGGTGGGTGAATGGCCCGAAGGTCTGTATGAAGCTGAAATAAGAACGGCTTCTTTCCAAAATGGTTATTTCACAGCGTTGTGTAACAGAGTGGGTGAGGAGCCTAAACTGACTTTTGCGGGGGAATCCTTTGTGAGTAATCCGGCCGGAGAGGTGATTGCCAAAGCGGGCTCAGGAACTGAGGAAATTTTATTTTGTGATTTAGATCTTGAAGAAGTCCAAAGCTCCCATGCCCAAACCCTGTTCTTGAGGGATCGCAGGCCCGAACTCTACAAAGATTGGATAAGCTAA
- a CDS encoding 2'-deoxycytidine 5'-triphosphate deaminase, with amino-acid sequence MSETLKEVQLRTKGILPVQKLKLLSELGIITSHKDYPIQENQFQPNSIDLRLGEVAYRVRCSFLPENETVEEKVGKLKMYEVPIKDGAVLEQNCVYIIPLLEELNLPESTHTVQSGLVNGSKKESEIRLGTVENLSAKANPKSSTGRLDVFTRVITDYSHRFEEITPGYKGNLYLEVVPKSFSIKVKTGQRLNQLRVRHGFEVIPDQDLLRVHGSDPLLFDEDYKPVSMEKIKVKQGLFMSVDLKGKKGDVIGYKAKKHNNYIDLDHIDHYAVEEFWEPIYAQQNNQLILEPEAFYIFASKERIRVPAHLACEMMAYDTGSGELRTHYAGFFDSGFGGSVTDKGARAVLEVRSHDVPFMIEDGQTLFSMQFEPNAEKPDFVYGEEIDSNYQGQDLKLGKHFKQP; translated from the coding sequence ATGTCTGAGACTCTGAAAGAAGTTCAGCTTCGCACCAAAGGAATTTTACCGGTCCAAAAACTCAAGCTCCTCTCCGAGCTTGGTATTATCACGTCGCACAAAGACTATCCCATACAGGAAAATCAATTTCAGCCCAACTCTATTGATTTACGGCTTGGCGAGGTTGCTTATCGTGTTCGCTGTAGTTTTTTACCTGAAAATGAAACGGTAGAGGAGAAAGTTGGCAAGCTGAAGATGTATGAGGTACCCATTAAGGATGGAGCCGTTCTTGAGCAAAATTGTGTGTACATAATCCCGCTGCTTGAAGAATTAAATCTACCTGAATCTACCCACACTGTGCAATCGGGTTTGGTAAATGGCAGTAAAAAGGAAAGTGAGATTAGGTTAGGAACCGTTGAAAACCTTTCTGCCAAAGCTAATCCTAAAAGTTCGACCGGACGCCTGGATGTTTTTACAAGAGTGATTACCGATTACTCCCACCGATTTGAAGAAATCACCCCTGGTTACAAAGGAAATTTATATCTGGAGGTGGTTCCCAAGTCTTTTTCCATCAAGGTGAAAACCGGACAGCGGTTAAATCAATTGCGTGTTCGTCATGGCTTTGAAGTTATTCCTGATCAGGACTTATTGCGTGTTCATGGCTCAGATCCTTTGCTATTTGATGAAGATTACAAGCCGGTTTCAATGGAGAAGATCAAAGTGAAGCAAGGACTTTTCATGAGTGTTGACTTGAAAGGTAAAAAGGGAGATGTGATTGGATATAAAGCGAAGAAGCACAACAACTATATCGATCTTGATCATATCGATCATTATGCTGTAGAAGAATTTTGGGAACCAATCTATGCTCAGCAAAATAATCAGCTTATTTTGGAGCCGGAAGCATTCTATATTTTTGCATCAAAAGAACGAATTCGAGTACCGGCTCACCTTGCTTGTGAAATGATGGCCTACGATACGGGCTCCGGAGAGCTTCGCACACACTACGCCGGATTTTTTGACAGTGGGTTTGGCGGGTCAGTAACGGATAAAGGAGCAAGAGCCGTTTTAGAAGTCCGTTCCCACGATGTTCCCTTCATGATTGAAGACGGACAAACGCTCTTCAGCATGCAATTTGAGCCAAATGCCGAGAAACCCGATTTTGTTTATGGGGAAGAAATCGATAGCAATTACCAAGGGCAGGATTTGAAACTCGGAAAGCATTTCAAGCAACCATGA